The following DNA comes from Deltaproteobacteria bacterium.
TGGAGAAATTTTCAAACTCCCGTTTCGCCTCATAATTAAAATTTAACGCCGCATAGCTTTTTGCCACTCTGTAGTGAGCAACTGCATTTTCATCACGAGAAGCCGGATACTTCAGTATAATATTTTTATAAAGATCAGCCGCGCCCAAGAGGTTATTCGTATTTCCTTGAAAACCTAAGAAAAAGTAACAATCCGCTATATTTCTCATTACCTTTTCGTTCTTGGGAGATTCACCGGGTTCCTGTTGCAAAACCATTTTCAACTTTTCCAAAGCGTCCGAATATCTGCCTGATTGAAAGTCACTCATTGCCTGATCATATAAAGGATCGTTCGATACTGTACCACGACTGACCGTTGCCAGCCGCTCCGGTTGCTCTCTATTTTGACTCTGCTTATTATCAGCACCACCTGCAGTTATCCCGCTTAACTGGCAAACAAGAAGCACTATTAATATGGATACACTTATGAACTTCTTCATATTTCCAACTATACAATACCTTGGCGATTTTTACCTCTATTGCCTTTAATTCTTCAATGTTCGATATCTCCAAATATAACCAATGTGAGGACACACACTATTTTTATCGAGATATCTTTCACGCACCCTTTTCGAAGTGGGTATTTTTGTCATGGTGATAAACCTTTCCCCAATATGCCAGTTAGAGGCTTTAGCAATTTATATACCATCTATCTATAGCCACGAATTTCTTTTAATAAACATGACCTTAAAAGAGTATTGTCTCTCCATCAAACCGCTTTATTGCACGCATTTAATGTCAAATAGTCATCATTCAAGCCAATTTTTTGACCGAGATGCCTCCTGCAAGCTCGGTCTTCTGCAATGAATATTTTTTGCCGGGGGCTTCTCGCCTTTTAGTCGTATTTTTCTCGCAGTAACGTCTGCTTGTGCCAATATAGGAAGGATTTCTCTAAAGCAGACGAGATGAGCAGAAAGAAAAAAATTGTATCGAGGGGAAAAGTTGCAGACGGGGCTATAGTATACAGCTCCGCAAAAAACCCCGATGCAGAGGCGCTCATCATGAGGAATGGAGTGTACTTAGATGTACGCTTCAGGAGCAAGGGATAATGAGCAACAAAGTACCGGATTTTTTTATGAAGACATCAAGACCTACTGACCAATTTTAAATCTCTTTACTTTCTCAACAAAAGTTGTTCTATTTAAGTTTAGTAACTTTGCAGCTTTGTTTTTTGCTCCCCCCGCTTTTTCCAAGGCCCTGGAAAGTAAGTCCTTTTCAAGCTGATCAATAAGAAGGTTATAGTTAATCCCCTGATCTGTTATTTCTATACCATTGATATAGCTGCCCACAGGGGGTAACGTCATTATTTTTCCGGGAAGATCAGCAACCTCTATATCACCTTCCTCCTTTAAAACAACGATCATCTCAATCAAATTCTCCAGTTCCCTCACATTTCCAGGCCATGAATACCTCAGCAGATATTCCATCGCTTCAGGAACGATTCTTACCACTGCTTTTCTCTTTAACTTGTTAAACTTTCTCAAGAAATGGTTAGCTAAAATCGGTATATCAACTTTTCTCTCCCTCAGTGGAGGGAGAATAAGCGGTATGACATTAATACGGTAAAACAGATCTTCTCGAAATCTCTTTTCTGCTATCGCCTTTTCCAAATCCTGGTTCGTCGCGGCAATAATTCTTACATCAACCTGCAGCGTCTTAACACCCCCGATGCGCTCAAATTGTTTCTCCTGAAGTACCCTTAAAACCTTCACTTGCAGGGCAGGACTCATATCCCCGATCTCATCAAGAAATATTGTCCCTCCATTCGCCAATTCAAATCTACCGATTCTCGTTCGTATGGCTCCTGTAAAAGCACCCTTCTCATGACCGAACAACTCGCTTTCAAGAAGTTCTTCAGGAATAGCCCCACAATTCACGGCAACAAGGGGGGAGTTGATTCTCTCACTGTTGAAATGTATAGCCCTGGCAACCAATTCTTTACCTGTGCCACTTTCACCGTATATCATGATCGTGCTGTCCGAAGAAGCTACCTTTTCAATTGTATCAAAGACCTTTTTCATCTCATCGCTGTATCCGATCATCTTGTCGAAATCATATCTTTTTTTTAAATTTTTCTTGAGCGTAATATTTTCTTCCCTGAGTTTCGCGTAGGATAACGCTCTTTCAATCGTCAATGTCACGAGATCATCCTTCAGCGGTTTTGTGATGTAGTCAAACGCGCCGAGTTTCATTGCTTCTACGGCTGTACTAATGGTGCCATGACCGGTAATGATAATGACGATATTTTCAGGATTAATTTCTTGGATAAATTCTAAAAGCCGAAGACCATCCACATTTGGCATCTTTAAATCGGTAATGACAAGGTCATACTTATCTTCAATAAAGGCATCCCTGGCCAGTCGGCCATCTTCGACGGCCGTTACCTCATAACCGCAATTTCTCAGTAATTCAGAAAGATTCTCCCTGCTGAGTTCGTGGTCCTCAGCTATTAATATCTTACCTTTTTTCATAAAATATTCTTCAAGATAATTCTAACTTATGACGATATGAAAAACAACTTGGCGGCATTGTAAAAAGGTCCCCTTTCTGTGTAGGAGCAAGCTTATGCTACGTTGTTCCCTATCCTTGCCCCATACCTGGCACGAGAAAAGCTATATACAGCGTAAGTCTTTTTATGCCTCATTGCTCGAGACTCACTCACTTTGCCCATAGAGCTTTTACCAAGCCGCCCATTTTCCGCTAAAATTTTGATTTATTCCACGTTCATCAACCACGGTCAAACGAAATGAATATGAACAAAAAACACGCTAATAGTCAAACAGAATATTAATACAATAACCATTTATAATTGAGTTTTTATGACACTAATACTTTATTTGAAAAAATAGTTAAAGTTTTTAAGATTATTTTCCGATAAAATAGACGAAGGATTTCAATATACGGAGTAGAGTTGAACGATGACAATTTCATCATACCAGATTGATAATATTCTTAAGGCATACAGTAAACAGAACAAGGTCAAAGCTGGTTCAATGCTGCCGGCAGATAATAGCAAGGGAGACAAGTATGTCGATGTGGTTACCCTAGACTCCGCAGATAAAACAGCTGTTTATGATAAAATCTCATACAGCTTGATGGATATTCTTCTGAAATCTAACAAACAATAAATTCTGAGAGCCAAATCCTGTGCCCATTTCCGCAGAAAACACGCACGATCAATTATGTCTGTTCAGGTTGAATGGTATCAGTGTGGAAAAGCAATCTATACTGGTCGTCGATGACGATATCGCCACCAGATCGCTTGTCGTCGATGCGATTAGTCAATCCGGAAATTATACAATAATTGAAGCGTGTGATGGCGTTGAAGGCTTGGAAGAGCTGGAGAAAAAACGTTTTGACCTGGTAATATGCGACGTCATGATGCCTGGCATGAATGGTATGGAGCTCCTGGACAGGATCAGGGAAATTAATCCGACCACGCATGTGATTCTTATTACGGCATACCCGACTATCGACCTTACCGTCTCAGCAATGAAGACCGGTGCAGTAGATTTCCTCGCAAAACCCTTCGATATTGATGACCTCCTCTATAAAGTTGATGTCTATTTAAGGGCAAAAACCATGTTGGGCGAATACGGCGACCAAACATCATCCACAACGTTAAACAATAAAATAAGCGACTTATCTACACGAAGTTATATATATGACAAGATTGAACACGCGAGAAACAATGACGAAATATTTCAAGAAATGGTTAATCTGGCCCTGAAGGTCATCGGTGGGGAGGCTTGTTCCATCCTCTTATATGATAAAGATTATCAGGAATTTGATGCCATTGTTGTAGAGGGGGTATCAAAAGCATTTTTCAAAAGCATAACCATCCCATCGCTGAATCCTATCCTCAAAGAAACCGTCCGCAGAAAAGACCCTTTACTTCAAAATCTTATCGAGAATACTGCATATTCATCTGTCATCTGCGCTCCTTTAAAAATGAGGAACCAGGTCTTTGGCGTCATTGTTCTTTCAGGAAAGAGAAATGAGCATGTCTATACAGAAAGAGACCTTTATTATATCCAGAGCATTGCTAACAGGGCGTCTCTTAATATTGAAAACAGGCTTTTGTACGAAAGCCTGTATACGAATCTCTTGAGTACCTTTGAATCTCTTGTCACGTCAATTCAGGCCCGTGATTATTATACAGAAGAGCACTCAATGAGGGCAAAGTATCTTGCCGTTAAAACCGCAGAAGCCATGAACTGCTCCCCCAACGAATTAGAATCACTGAGAATAGCGGCAACTCTACACGATGTGGGAAAAATCGCGATACCGGATAATATACTGCTTAAACCCGCCAGGCTTACCGATGAAGAATTTGATGTTATCAAGAATCACTCCGTGATTGGAGAAAGCATTCTGAAGCCGCTTCCAATTTTAGATACTGAAAGGTTAATAATCCGCCATCATCACGAGCGTTGGGATGGCAAAGGCTATCCAGACGGACTCCAGGGTTCTGATATTCCCTTTCTATCCAGGATTTTAACCGTTGCCGATTCTTTCGATGCTATGACGAATAACCGCCCATACCGAAAGGCAATGGAGAGAGAAGAAGCTGTTTGTGAGTTAAGAAGAAACATCAACCGTCAGTTCGACGAAGAGATTGTAAATTACTTTATAAAAATTATATAATATCGTACCTATATGACTTCAAAATATTCTCTTTCTACAGAGAAATTGAGCGGTCTAAAATTGAATTTGAACAGTTGCATTCCTCACCAAGCACCAACTCAACCCACCTTTCTCTCATTCGCATCAGCAGGCGAATCTGCATAAATTTAAGCATACCATAACCCAATCAGAAAATTTTAAAGCTAGCTCCCCGCCCATGGGCGGTGACTTCCCGGTGAGGCGTAGATTCATACACGCTAACATAACGAGAGATGAAACGTACCTTAAGCTTTTGGACTTTCATAAAACAGTTATTTTCGCTTTTTCTTTTTTTCAGGCAGTACCTGTTCGTTCTTCTGAATGTAACTGCCAGGGTAGTTGCTTACGATATCCTTTTTTTTCATGTACGTAAGTGCCTCCTCGCGGCTGGCAAAATGACCGACGAAAATTCTATATAACGTTCCGCCATCTTTCACATTCATCCGAGACCAATAAGCATCATTGCCTTCTTCCTTGAGTATTTTCGTATACTCCTTTGCTACCTGAATATCCCGAACCGCCTTGATCTGTATAGCGTATGGTTTGAATGCCTCAGACCGGATATTTTTAGGTTTGTCCCTCTTCGATGCGGCAATTTTCGGTACTGCTTTCGGGGTGCTCTCTGCAACCACACTCTGTTTAGTTTCCGGTTTAATCACTCCCGTCCCGGTTATTTCTTGAGCAATTCTTTTGGCACTGGCGGCGTCAATACTGTGTGTTGCGGTTATTTCCCTGACAATCTCCACCCCTATGTCACGATTGATATTCGCCCAAACAGCACCGGCCTTTTTGCTATTCATGCGCAGCATAATTTCAGCCGCCATTTTTCTGTCCATCTTTTCGAATATTGTTGATGCCTTCTCGGCAGGAGTTGCTTCATACATCTTTGCCAGGGCCTGGTATTTTTTATCCTTCTCCGCCTTTTGAACTTCGAGTGAAGGCGTCATTTTTTCCTCCATAGCCCTAAGCGCCTCCATTTTTTCCACAAGATCCTTTCTCAGCGCCTCGATTTTCCTCTCTTCTTCCTTTAGTATCTTCTCTCGATTATCAAGCTGTTTCTGTTTTTCCAACAAGTTATTCATGAGACTACTATCGTGAGTCGAAGGACTTTTCGTTTCATCTTTTAGAGGTACTGCTTCAGTTGCCTGTTGCTGCGCAAACACATTATTGACAGACAATGAAACGGTTTCATAACTACCAATATTGTGCACTACATCACTCATGGAAAAAACTGCATAAACAGTAAGAGACATAGGTATCATTCTGCCACAGAAAATAATTGTTTTTTTTATCCGTGATCTTATATCCATGATTGCATCCTAAAAGAAATTTCTCACTATTAACGACATTGTAAAAAATAGTTCCCCTTTCTGCGCAAAGACATGCCGCTGCTGCGTTATACATCATCTCTCACTATTGCAGCGTAAATCAATGCATACCTCATTCCTCGGCATTCGCTTTTCGGAGCGAAGGCTTATTCTTCGAATCTGCGTTCCTCGCCTCTGGAGTTTTTCCTTCGTTGTATGCTTTTCAACCGATTCTTGATCGTAACTGCGGTATCAACAATACGTTCATACAGAATATCCCCGTTGTTATCAATGCCTTTTCTTGTTCGGCAGTGTGACATAATGATAAGATTGCTTCAGTGAAAATGTCTGATGATGAAATATTCGATTCCCCAAAAGTTTCTCTCTTTAACCTTGACAACATATATAAGTGATTATAAAGATATATCATGAATATATCAAATAATATGATGAGATTTATATTACTGTTATATTCTTCAGTGGTAGAGACCTTTTATTTTTACCACAAGAAGTAAGATATCCTAAACAGAAAGTTGTAATGTAAACAGGCACATTCAGAATAATTTCTTCGTGAAACCGTTTTTCAATGCTCATAAACAAAAAACAAAAAAAATTCACCATTATTATAATAGAGGACGAGAGGCGATTGTGTTCCTTTAAGTTTCCAATGAGCTTTTTAACAATCTGTCTCTTAACAATTATTGGAATAAGCGTTATTACCCTCATTGCAGTTCTGCTTCACAATCGAAACGAAAGTTTAAATAAAGAGGAACTTACGGCCAAGATTGAATCTCGAAATCCCCCCCCCGATACAAGAAACAATGAAACACAAGTTACTACTACGACAGGCAATTCCGTCATACAATCCTACACCTTGTCTATAGAAAATTTTACGGCACGCTTTGACCTTTCAAAAAAAATATTCCGCTATTCCTTTTTATTGAAAAACAGAACCTCAACATATTCAACGGTATCGGGATATATATTTATTATTCTGAAATCAGAAAGTTTGGGATCTGAACATTGGCTTGCTTATCCTCAAACTGTTCTTGTAAATGGAGCTCCACAAAATTTTAGAGATGGAGAACCCTTTTCCATCTCTAAACAAAAAGTCATCACAAGAGACATATCCACACACTATTTTTATGATTCTGCTGCGATCTTTGTATTTTCCAATGACGGCAAGCTTGTATTAAAAGAAACTTTCAACGTGAAGGGTTAACGAAAAAAGGAACAATAATTGGTGAAAGGCACTGAAGACAATATTTCCATAATAAACAAAAATAGTAAAATTGAAGGAGTTCTGCATTTTAAAGGACATCTTATCGTTGAAGGAATTATAGAAGGTACACTACTGGCTGAAACTGTTTTCACAGAAAAAGAAAGCCGTGTAACCGCAAAGGTGAATGTAACTTCTCTAACCATTGCCGGATTTTTTGAAGGAGACATTATCGTCACAGATACACTTGCACTTTTAAAGTCAGCCGACGTAAGAGGTCAGATCAGATGCTATAAATTAGTCATTGATGAAGGGGGAATAATAAATGGAAGTGTTACATTCATATCGGCAGAAAGTCCACACAACAACCCAACATAATTGCATAATCTGTTTTTCTTAGGCCACAGTTTAGTAACGACATCTTCATAATTTTATGTTTTTCTTAGTCAAACGCCTTCTCAATCAGTAATCTTCAACAGGTTCGCCAAATCGCCATTTTCATTCCTGCAGTTTAAAAATTTATGGAAATTTGATCGTAAATAGTGCTATCATGATCAACAGTACTTATTGATAATAACCGAGACTCATCCATCAATGATGAATGAGTCTCCTGCGTTCGGCAGAGAATACGATATTATTTTGATTAATTATTTTCTGTTTTCTCCCGCCAACAGCATACGATAACGCACTTTTCAAAGAAAATCAAGGGGGAGTTAGAAGAGAAACCCCTTTAAAGAGAAACCTTTCACAAAGGGTCGTAATGGAGGTTTGAATGAAAAAAATTATGCATGAGAAAGTGTTTTCAATTCTGTGCTTACTAACCTGTTTAATACTGCTTGGCCTTCAGGGAGATTCTCAAGTATCGGCTGCGCTGGACAAAAGTATCTACAAGAATCTAAAGACCTTCAATGAAGTACTCGATATGGTGCAGAAAAACTATGTTGAGGAAATAGCATCAAAAAAACTTATAGAGGGCGCCATTAACGGAATGATGAAATCTCTGGATCCCCACAGTACTTATATGACTAAAGAAATGTACAAAGAACT
Coding sequences within:
- a CDS encoding sigma-54 dependent transcriptional regulator — its product is MKKGKILIAEDHELSRENLSELLRNCGYEVTAVEDGRLARDAFIEDKYDLVITDLKMPNVDGLRLLEFIQEINPENIVIIITGHGTISTAVEAMKLGAFDYITKPLKDDLVTLTIERALSYAKLREENITLKKNLKKRYDFDKMIGYSDEMKKVFDTIEKVASSDSTIMIYGESGTGKELVARAIHFNSERINSPLVAVNCGAIPEELLESELFGHEKGAFTGAIRTRIGRFELANGGTIFLDEIGDMSPALQVKVLRVLQEKQFERIGGVKTLQVDVRIIAATNQDLEKAIAEKRFREDLFYRINVIPLILPPLRERKVDIPILANHFLRKFNKLKRKAVVRIVPEAMEYLLRYSWPGNVRELENLIEMIVVLKEEGDIEVADLPGKIMTLPPVGSYINGIEITDQGINYNLLIDQLEKDLLSRALEKAGGAKNKAAKLLNLNRTTFVEKVKRFKIGQ
- a CDS encoding response regulator; protein product: MPISAENTHDQLCLFRLNGISVEKQSILVVDDDIATRSLVVDAISQSGNYTIIEACDGVEGLEELEKKRFDLVICDVMMPGMNGMELLDRIREINPTTHVILITAYPTIDLTVSAMKTGAVDFLAKPFDIDDLLYKVDVYLRAKTMLGEYGDQTSSTTLNNKISDLSTRSYIYDKIEHARNNDEIFQEMVNLALKVIGGEACSILLYDKDYQEFDAIVVEGVSKAFFKSITIPSLNPILKETVRRKDPLLQNLIENTAYSSVICAPLKMRNQVFGVIVLSGKRNEHVYTERDLYYIQSIANRASLNIENRLLYESLYTNLLSTFESLVTSIQARDYYTEEHSMRAKYLAVKTAEAMNCSPNELESLRIAATLHDVGKIAIPDNILLKPARLTDEEFDVIKNHSVIGESILKPLPILDTERLIIRHHHERWDGKGYPDGLQGSDIPFLSRILTVADSFDAMTNNRPYRKAMEREEAVCELRRNINRQFDEEIVNYFIKII
- a CDS encoding SPOR domain-containing protein, with the translated sequence MDIRSRIKKTIIFCGRMIPMSLTVYAVFSMSDVVHNIGSYETVSLSVNNVFAQQQATEAVPLKDETKSPSTHDSSLMNNLLEKQKQLDNREKILKEEERKIEALRKDLVEKMEALRAMEEKMTPSLEVQKAEKDKKYQALAKMYEATPAEKASTIFEKMDRKMAAEIMLRMNSKKAGAVWANINRDIGVEIVREITATHSIDAASAKRIAQEITGTGVIKPETKQSVVAESTPKAVPKIAASKRDKPKNIRSEAFKPYAIQIKAVRDIQVAKEYTKILKEEGNDAYWSRMNVKDGGTLYRIFVGHFASREEALTYMKKKDIVSNYPGSYIQKNEQVLPEKKKKRK
- a CDS encoding polymer-forming cytoskeletal protein, with product MKGTEDNISIINKNSKIEGVLHFKGHLIVEGIIEGTLLAETVFTEKESRVTAKVNVTSLTIAGFFEGDIIVTDTLALLKSADVRGQIRCYKLVIDEGGIINGSVTFISAESPHNNPT